A genome region from Bufo gargarizans isolate SCDJY-AF-19 chromosome 2, ASM1485885v1, whole genome shotgun sequence includes the following:
- the LOC122929107 gene encoding 5-beta-cholestane-3-alpha,7-alpha-diol 12-alpha-hydroxylase-like, translated as MALLVPILLALLASVLGGLYMLGMFRKRKPNEPPLDKGTIPWLGYALDFRRNTAEFLKKMQKKHGDIFTVQIGGYYFTFVTDPLSFGPIVKNARSKLDFEQFAMELVTRVFGYHSGTNDHKLLEKASTKHLMGDGLVLMTQAMMENLQNLMLHSVGSGDGEKKWQQDGLFNYSYNIVFRAGYLALFGNEAAKSQGSLEKAKKFDRDHSEELFGEFRKYDKLFPRLAYAVLPPKDKLEAERLKRLFWNMLSIKRTLQKDNISGWIMEQFQYRAENGMPEHMQGRFMFLLLWASQGNTGPACFWLLLYLMKHPEAMEAVRGEAERVLKENGQEVKPGGALINLTRDMLLKTPILDSAVEETLRLTAAPVLIRAVKEDWNLKMSTGKEYAIRKGDRIALFPYTAVHMDPEVHPEPEKFKYNRFLNEDGTKKTEFFKGGKRLKYFTMPWGAGSSICPGRFFAVNELKQFVFLMFSYFDFELVNPKEEIPTIDPNRWGFGTMQPTHDIQFRYRLRY; from the coding sequence ATGGCTCTCTTGGTCCCGATACTTCTGGCCTTGCTGGCCTCCGTTCTTGGAGGTCTCTACATGTTGGGGATGTTCCGGAAGAGAAAACCCAATGAGCCCCCTCTAGACAAAGGCACCATCCCGTGGCTGGGATATGCTCTTGACTTCAGGAGGAACACCGCTGAGTTCTTGAAGAAGATGCAGAAGAAACATGGAGATATCTTCACCGTCCAGATCGGGGGCTATTACTTCACCTTCGTCACGGACCCGTTATCATTTGGTCCCATCGTGAAGAATGCCAGGTCCAAGCTGGACTTTGAACAATTTGCTATGGAGCTTGTGACCAGAGTGTTCGGGTACCATTCTGGAACCAACGATCACAAGCTGCTGGAAAAGGCAAGTACAAAACATCTAATGGGGGATGGTCTAGTGCTCATGACCCAAGCCATGATGGAGAACCTCCAGAACCTAATGTTACATAGTGTCGGCTCTGGAGATGGGGAGAAGAAGTGGCAGCAGGATGGACTGTTCAACTACAGCTACAATATAGTCTTCCGGGCCGGATATCTCGCCTTATTCGGGAACGAGGCTGCTAAAAGTCAAGGAAGCCTAGAAAAAGCCAAGAAATTTGACCGTGACCACtcagaggagctgtttggtgagtTTAGAAAGTACGATAAACTGTTCCCACGTCTGGCCTATGCCGTCCTTCCACCAAAAGACAAGCTGGAGGCTGAGAGGCTGAAGAGGCTTTTCTGGAACATGTTGTCCATCAAGAGAACCCTACAGAAAGACAACATCAGCGGCTGGATCATGGAGCAGTTCCAGTACAGAGCTGAGAACGGGATGCCAGAACATATGCAAGGCCGCTTCATGTTCCTGCTCCTGTGGGCCTCCCAGGGTAACACCGGCCCTGCTTGTTTCTGGCTTCTACTCTACTTAATGAAGCATCCAGAAGCCATGGAGGCCGTCCGTGGAGAAGCTGAAAGAGTCCTTAAGGAAAATGGGCAAGAAGTAAAACCAGGAGGTGCCCTGATAAACCTCACTAGAGATATGCTGCTGAAGACGCCCATCCTAGACAGTGCCGTAGAAGAGACCTTAAGGCTGACCGCCGCCCCCGTGCTGATCCGAGCAGTCAAGGAGGATTGGAACCTCAAAATGTCAACTGGAAAGGAATATGCCATTCGCAAAGGAGACCGCATTGCCCTTTTCCCGTACACTGCCGTTCATATGGATCCAGAAGTTCATCCAGAACCAGAGAAGTTCAAGTACAACCGTTTCCTGAATGAAGACGGCACAAAAAAGACAGAGTTCTTCAAGGGTGGGAAGCGTCTGAAGTATTTCACCATGCCGTGGGGGGCTGGCTCCTCCATATGTCCGGGCCGATTTTTTGCCGTCAATGAACTCAAACAGTTTGTCTTCCTGATGTTCAGCTACTTCGACTTTGAGCTTGTCAATCCTAAAGAAGAAATTCCAACTATTGATCCCAACCGCTGGGGATTTGGCACCATGCAGCCCACCCATGACATCCAGTTCAGGTACCGGTTACGTTACTAG